Proteins encoded within one genomic window of Actinoplanes octamycinicus:
- a CDS encoding DUF4328 domain-containing protein produces the protein MNAQQPPPVPDDPRPEDLIPPADPWSAEANTETWPSATPPPAYPATAPAYPAPPPAYPAPAPAYPAYPAPAAAQPAPVPAYSGPPAPYSYPPAYAPGRARSLRGPAILAGTGLAVTLVYSLVLELLSRRGYLGGSDPMVAMSLGYLGVFLFTVVTFLVWLHRASVNLWTTGHRLKWRPGWTIGAWFIPLANLVLPLLVVREIDQRSRDHGPGLFVVWAAAWTVGIVLDGYSSNGAQQFAGLSLITTPVAAIAAILLIRRITADQERLVQPAP, from the coding sequence ATGAACGCCCAGCAGCCTCCGCCCGTCCCGGACGACCCGCGGCCGGAGGACCTGATCCCGCCCGCCGACCCGTGGTCGGCCGAGGCGAACACCGAGACCTGGCCGTCAGCCACCCCGCCGCCGGCCTATCCCGCGACCGCGCCGGCCTATCCCGCTCCACCGCCGGCGTATCCCGCGCCCGCCCCGGCCTACCCGGCCTATCCCGCTCCGGCCGCGGCCCAGCCGGCGCCGGTCCCGGCCTACTCCGGGCCGCCGGCGCCCTACTCCTACCCGCCGGCCTACGCCCCGGGCCGTGCGAGATCGCTGCGCGGCCCGGCGATCCTGGCCGGCACCGGTCTGGCCGTGACGCTGGTCTACTCGCTGGTCCTGGAACTGCTCAGCCGGCGCGGGTACCTCGGCGGCAGCGACCCGATGGTCGCCATGTCGTTGGGTTACCTCGGCGTCTTCCTGTTCACCGTGGTGACTTTCTTGGTCTGGCTGCACCGCGCCTCGGTCAACCTGTGGACCACCGGCCACCGGCTCAAGTGGCGGCCCGGCTGGACCATCGGCGCCTGGTTCATCCCGCTCGCCAACCTGGTACTGCCGCTGCTCGTGGTCCGCGAGATCGACCAGCGGAGCCGGGACCACGGCCCGGGCCTCTTCGTCGTCTGGGCGGCGGCCTGGACCGTCGGCATCGTGCTGGACGGGTACAGCAGCAACGGCGCCCAGCAGTTCGCCGGCCTGTCACTGATCACCACGCCGGTCGCCGCGATCGCCGCGATCCTGCTGATCCGCCGGATCACCGCCGACCAGGAGCGCCTGGTCCAGCCCGCTCCTTAG
- a CDS encoding ABC transporter ATP-binding protein translates to MSALLEVDDLTAGYGAAPVLHSVRFAIQPGEIVAVLGANGAGKTTLLRTLSGLVRPTRGSVVFDGEDLRGVRVEHLVRRGIAHVPEGRGVVTELTVDENLRLGGLWRRDRADAARALDEVYDLFPALAQRRASAGHQLSGGERQMLALGRALIGRPRLLLLDEPSLGLAPKITAQILALLRDLRERTGLAVLLVEQNVRSALSVADEGIVLALGRVVTRNNAAQLRDDADLRHAYLGF, encoded by the coding sequence ATGAGCGCGCTCCTCGAGGTCGACGATCTGACCGCGGGCTACGGCGCCGCCCCGGTGCTGCACAGCGTGCGGTTCGCCATCCAGCCGGGCGAGATCGTCGCCGTGCTCGGGGCGAACGGGGCCGGCAAGACCACCCTGCTGCGTACCCTCTCCGGCCTGGTCCGGCCGACCCGGGGCAGCGTCGTCTTCGACGGCGAGGACCTGCGCGGCGTCCGGGTCGAGCACCTGGTGCGCCGCGGGATCGCCCACGTCCCGGAGGGCCGGGGCGTGGTCACCGAGCTGACCGTCGACGAGAACCTGCGGCTCGGCGGGCTGTGGCGGCGCGACCGCGCGGACGCGGCGCGCGCTCTGGACGAGGTCTACGACCTCTTCCCGGCGCTGGCACAACGGCGTGCCAGCGCCGGGCATCAGCTCTCCGGCGGCGAGCGGCAGATGCTCGCGCTGGGCCGCGCGCTGATCGGCCGGCCCCGCCTGCTGCTGCTCGACGAGCCGTCGCTGGGCCTGGCTCCGAAGATCACCGCGCAGATCCTCGCGCTGCTGCGTGACCTGCGGGAGCGCACCGGGCTGGCGGTGCTGCTGGTCGAGCAGAACGTGCGCAGCGCGCTCTCCGTCGCGGACGAGGGGATCGTGCTGGCGCTGGGCCGGGTGGTCACCCGTAACAACGCGGCCCAACTGCGCGACGACGCCGACCTGCGCCACGCCTACCTCGGGTTCTAG
- a CDS encoding branched-chain amino acid ABC transporter permease, whose amino-acid sequence MTDVKEEKQTAPAVPEIVRKRKRIWPVVPILIGALLIVILTYTLPPFRNYQLATVGAYFTVTAGLTVLTGLNGQLSLGHGALMATGAYTFALSQNKWLNAPVSFVAAILVTTLAGVVIGLAAARLRGPYLAGLTLAVAVVVPSVTSTFDETFNSDMGLSVALDPPPGTIPMERWQAWLCWAGALVTALLLATLVRGRFGRDLRAVRDDETAARLAGVNIARTQVLAFVVSAACAGLAGALFAVLAQSVSPGAFPLTLSLFLVMAIVIGGLGRLVGALLGAVLLVALPTLAQQAGERSGSQHLEGNLALVVFGVVLVVVMLAAPGGLASIRFTTIFRRNR is encoded by the coding sequence GTGACCGACGTGAAAGAGGAGAAGCAGACGGCTCCGGCCGTACCGGAAATCGTCCGGAAGCGGAAGCGGATCTGGCCGGTCGTGCCGATCCTGATCGGCGCGCTCCTGATCGTGATCCTGACCTACACGCTGCCGCCGTTCCGGAACTATCAGCTGGCCACGGTCGGCGCCTACTTCACGGTGACCGCCGGGCTGACCGTCCTGACCGGACTGAACGGGCAGCTGTCGCTGGGGCACGGGGCGCTGATGGCGACCGGGGCCTACACGTTCGCGCTGAGCCAGAACAAGTGGCTGAACGCACCGGTCAGTTTCGTCGCCGCGATCCTGGTGACCACGCTGGCCGGCGTGGTGATCGGGCTGGCCGCGGCCCGGCTGCGCGGGCCCTACCTGGCCGGCCTCACCCTCGCGGTGGCGGTCGTGGTGCCGTCGGTGACCAGCACGTTCGACGAGACGTTCAACAGCGACATGGGGTTGTCGGTGGCGCTCGACCCGCCGCCCGGGACCATCCCGATGGAGCGCTGGCAGGCCTGGCTCTGCTGGGCCGGCGCGCTGGTCACCGCGTTGCTGCTGGCCACCCTGGTGCGCGGGCGGTTCGGGCGGGACCTGCGCGCGGTGCGGGACGACGAGACGGCGGCCCGGCTGGCCGGGGTCAACATCGCCCGTACCCAGGTCCTGGCCTTCGTGGTCAGCGCCGCCTGCGCCGGGCTGGCCGGCGCCCTGTTCGCGGTCCTGGCGCAGAGCGTCTCGCCCGGCGCGTTCCCGCTGACCCTGTCGCTGTTCCTGGTGATGGCGATCGTGATCGGCGGGCTGGGCCGGCTGGTCGGCGCGCTGCTCGGGGCGGTGCTGCTGGTGGCCCTGCCGACGCTGGCCCAGCAGGCCGGGGAGCGGTCCGGTTCACAACATCTGGAGGGGAACCTCGCCCTGGTGGTCTTCGGCGTGGTGCTCGTCGTCGTCATGCTCGCCGCCCCCGGCGGCCTGGCATCCATTCGATTTACCACGATATTCAGGAGGAACCGATGA
- a CDS encoding ABC transporter ATP-binding protein, with amino-acid sequence MSTDSPAHELALDHITVRFGGLTALDDVSLRVPAGRIVGVIGPNGAGKTTLFNVICGFVAPTAGELTLDGRSWRPRPHHLNRLGIARTLQGVGQFSGLTVLENVQVGIRAGRERQSEQDALAALQRCGVAEYAYAAPGALPYAIRKRIELARALATRPRILMLDEPAGGLDADEIQWLAGLIRDAGTTVLLVEHHMDLVMSVCDEILVLDFGKPIALGSPAEISANEKVTEAYLGAAA; translated from the coding sequence ATGTCGACGGATTCCCCTGCTCATGAGCTTGCGCTCGACCACATAACGGTCCGCTTCGGCGGCCTGACCGCACTCGACGACGTCTCCCTGCGGGTGCCCGCCGGACGGATCGTCGGGGTGATCGGGCCGAACGGAGCCGGCAAGACCACCCTTTTCAACGTCATCTGCGGCTTCGTCGCGCCGACCGCCGGGGAGCTCACCCTGGACGGCCGGTCCTGGCGGCCGCGGCCGCACCATCTGAACCGGCTCGGCATCGCCCGCACACTGCAGGGGGTCGGCCAGTTCAGCGGCCTCACCGTGCTGGAGAACGTGCAGGTCGGCATCCGCGCCGGCCGGGAGCGGCAGTCCGAACAGGACGCGCTCGCCGCCCTGCAGCGGTGCGGCGTCGCGGAGTACGCGTATGCCGCGCCCGGCGCGCTGCCCTACGCGATCCGCAAGCGGATCGAGCTGGCCCGCGCCCTGGCCACCCGGCCCCGGATCCTGATGCTGGACGAGCCGGCCGGCGGCCTGGACGCCGACGAGATCCAGTGGCTGGCCGGCCTGATCCGGGACGCCGGCACCACGGTCCTGCTGGTCGAGCACCACATGGACCTGGTCATGTCGGTCTGCGACGAGATCCTGGTGCTGGACTTCGGCAAGCCGATCGCGCTCGGCTCCCCCGCCGAAATCAGCGCGAACGAGAAGGTCACCGAGGCCTACCTGGGAGCCGCGGCATGA
- a CDS encoding ABC transporter substrate-binding protein, with product MKRTTAVFLAVLLSAAACDSGSGGGGSSSSGGSVPGVTDTEVVVGTHMPLTGPAAAGYSKISPATKAYFDFVNAGGGINGRKITYKVKDDGYNPATTQQVVRELVLQDKVFAILNGLGTPTHTGVLDFLKTNKVPDLFVASGSRNWNQVGKYPGTFGFNPDYTVEGKILGTYVKENLAGKKACFLGQDDDFGKDSLAGIEKTLGPVADKQTYVTSNPNVGPQMGALKAAGCQVVLLATIPGFTALSIGTAAKIGFKPQFVVSNVGADPATVSKALGAAAPLLEGVVSANYLPLTTDDANPWIQLYKKVNAQYNNNAEFDNNVVYGMSVAYLFVQSLQAAGKDLTRESIIDAVEKNGFQGPGLVPLRFSDKDHAGYGGEQLTKIQGGKAVFFGQAYTTDDADGAVQPYTAQPVTPPQNGIPAA from the coding sequence ATGAAACGCACCACGGCGGTGTTCCTCGCCGTCCTCTTGTCCGCCGCAGCCTGTGACAGCGGTTCCGGAGGCGGTGGCTCCAGCAGCAGCGGCGGCAGCGTTCCCGGGGTCACCGACACCGAGGTCGTCGTCGGCACGCACATGCCGCTGACCGGCCCGGCCGCCGCCGGGTACTCCAAGATCTCGCCGGCCACCAAGGCCTACTTCGACTTCGTCAACGCGGGTGGCGGGATCAACGGGCGGAAGATCACCTACAAGGTCAAGGACGACGGCTACAACCCGGCGACCACCCAGCAGGTGGTCCGGGAGCTGGTGCTGCAGGACAAGGTCTTCGCGATCCTGAACGGCCTGGGCACCCCGACGCACACCGGCGTGCTGGACTTCCTGAAGACCAACAAGGTGCCGGACCTCTTCGTGGCCAGCGGCAGCCGCAACTGGAACCAGGTGGGCAAGTACCCGGGCACCTTCGGCTTCAACCCGGACTACACCGTCGAGGGCAAGATCCTGGGCACCTACGTCAAGGAGAACCTGGCCGGCAAGAAGGCCTGCTTCCTCGGCCAGGACGACGACTTCGGCAAGGACAGCCTGGCCGGGATCGAGAAGACCCTGGGCCCGGTGGCGGACAAGCAGACCTACGTGACCAGCAACCCGAACGTCGGCCCGCAGATGGGCGCGCTCAAGGCGGCCGGCTGCCAGGTGGTGCTGCTGGCCACCATCCCGGGCTTCACCGCGCTGTCGATCGGCACCGCCGCGAAGATCGGTTTCAAGCCGCAGTTCGTGGTCAGCAACGTGGGCGCCGACCCGGCCACGGTGAGCAAGGCGCTCGGCGCCGCCGCGCCGCTGCTGGAGGGCGTGGTCTCGGCCAACTACCTGCCGCTGACCACGGACGACGCCAACCCGTGGATCCAGCTCTACAAGAAGGTCAACGCGCAGTACAACAACAACGCGGAGTTCGACAACAACGTCGTCTACGGCATGTCCGTGGCGTACCTTTTCGTCCAGTCGCTGCAGGCCGCGGGCAAGGATCTGACCCGCGAGTCGATCATCGACGCGGTGGAGAAGAACGGGTTCCAGGGCCCGGGCCTGGTGCCGCTGCGGTTCTCCGACAAGGACCACGCGGGGTACGGCGGGGAGCAGCTCACCAAGATCCAGGGCGGCAAGGCGGTGTTCTTCGGGCAGGCCTACACCACCGACGACGCGGACGGGGCGGTCCAGCCGTACACCGCGCAACCCGTGACACCCCCGCAGAACGGGATCCCGGCAGCGTAA
- a CDS encoding SDR family oxidoreductase: MTSYPQRVVVTGAGGGIGAALARRFAADGAHVVVSDIDADAAASVAAEIGGVAVAADVAVEEDVRRLVETAGDIDLFCSNAGVLSAGDENTPDQQWDRDFGVNVMSHVYVTRALLPRWLDSGQPKRLLITVSAAGLLTLLGSATYSVTKHAALAYAEWLRATYAHRGLIVQALCPQGVRTDMLTGGNARGSGSAALLAEGALEPAAVADLVAGSLDGTGFLILPHPEVADYFRLRATDPDRWLGGMNKMQRGFEQRTAS, translated from the coding sequence GTGACTTCGTACCCCCAGCGAGTCGTCGTCACCGGGGCCGGCGGCGGGATCGGCGCCGCGCTGGCCCGGCGGTTCGCCGCGGACGGCGCGCACGTCGTGGTCAGCGACATCGACGCGGACGCGGCCGCCTCGGTCGCCGCGGAGATCGGCGGGGTCGCCGTGGCCGCCGACGTGGCGGTCGAGGAGGACGTCCGCCGGCTGGTCGAGACGGCCGGCGACATCGACCTCTTCTGCTCCAACGCCGGCGTTCTCAGCGCCGGCGACGAGAACACCCCGGACCAGCAATGGGACCGCGATTTCGGGGTGAACGTGATGTCCCACGTCTACGTGACCCGCGCCCTGCTGCCGCGATGGCTGGACTCGGGGCAGCCGAAGCGGCTGCTGATCACGGTCAGCGCGGCGGGACTGCTGACGCTGCTGGGCAGCGCCACCTACTCGGTGACCAAGCACGCGGCGCTGGCGTACGCGGAGTGGCTGCGCGCCACCTACGCCCACCGCGGGCTGATCGTCCAGGCGCTCTGCCCGCAGGGCGTCCGCACCGACATGCTGACCGGCGGCAACGCCCGGGGCAGCGGCAGCGCGGCGCTGCTCGCCGAGGGCGCGCTGGAGCCGGCCGCGGTGGCCGACCTGGTCGCCGGGTCGCTGGACGGCACCGGGTTCCTGATCCTCCCGCACCCGGAAGTCGCCGACTACTTCCGCTTGCGCGCGACCGATCCGGACCGTTGGCTAGGCGGCATGAACAAGATGCAGCGTGGCTTCGAGCAGCGGACCGCGTCGTGA
- a CDS encoding alpha-ketoglutarate-dependent dioxygenase AlkB: MSSAYQPSMLDLMAGPAPTLAPLSGVTRHRLTAGAWVDVLPGWLHGSDAVFETLLGIDWRAERRKMYDDVVDVPRLLRWFREGEPLPHPALTEARAALNAHYAEELGEEFVTAGMCLYRDGRDSVAWHGDTIGRSASQDTLVAIVSVGSPRTLALRPRAGGHETVRFPLGHGDLIVMGGSCQRTWEHAVPKTARAVGPRVSVQFRPRGVA; this comes from the coding sequence ATGAGCAGCGCCTATCAGCCCTCGATGCTCGACCTGATGGCCGGTCCGGCCCCGACGCTGGCGCCGCTGTCCGGGGTGACCCGGCACCGGCTCACCGCCGGGGCCTGGGTCGACGTGCTGCCCGGCTGGCTGCACGGGTCGGACGCGGTGTTCGAGACGCTGCTCGGCATCGACTGGCGGGCCGAGCGGCGGAAGATGTATGACGACGTGGTGGACGTGCCGCGGCTGCTGCGCTGGTTCCGCGAGGGCGAGCCGCTGCCGCACCCGGCGCTGACCGAGGCCCGCGCCGCGCTGAACGCGCACTATGCGGAGGAGCTCGGCGAGGAGTTCGTCACCGCCGGGATGTGCCTCTACCGGGACGGGCGGGACAGCGTCGCCTGGCACGGGGACACGATCGGGCGCTCGGCCAGCCAGGACACCCTGGTGGCGATCGTGTCGGTCGGTTCGCCGCGCACGCTGGCGCTGCGGCCGCGGGCCGGTGGGCACGAGACGGTGCGGTTCCCGCTCGGGCACGGCGACCTGATCGTGATGGGCGGCTCCTGCCAGCGCACCTGGGAGCACGCGGTGCCGAAAACGGCACGCGCGGTGGGGCCGCGGGTGAGCGTGCAGTTCCGGCCCCGCGGCGTGGCCTAA
- a CDS encoding SDR family oxidoreductase has translation MADQVAIVTGASRGIGFAIAQRFVAQGAKVAITGRDADALEAAVKELGGPEVAIGVAGKGDDADHRAVVVDAVTAKFGPVTTLINNIGINPAYGPLAQLDLNAARKMAEVNLIGTLGWVQEALRGGLAETGGSIVNISSVSGVRPAPGIAFYGTTKAALIHLTEELAVELAPKIRVNAVAPAVVKTRFAAALFEGREEQVTATYPLKRLGAPEDVAGTVAFLCSPDASWITGQTIVLDGGVTLTGVVE, from the coding sequence ATGGCGGATCAGGTGGCAATCGTGACGGGAGCCAGTCGCGGAATCGGATTCGCCATCGCGCAACGCTTCGTCGCCCAGGGCGCGAAGGTCGCGATCACCGGGCGGGACGCGGACGCGCTCGAGGCCGCGGTGAAGGAGCTGGGCGGTCCCGAGGTGGCCATCGGGGTGGCCGGCAAGGGCGACGACGCGGACCACCGGGCGGTCGTGGTGGACGCGGTGACCGCGAAGTTCGGGCCGGTCACCACGCTGATCAACAACATCGGGATCAACCCGGCGTACGGGCCGCTGGCCCAGCTCGACCTGAACGCGGCGCGCAAGATGGCCGAGGTGAACCTGATCGGCACGCTCGGCTGGGTGCAGGAGGCGCTGCGCGGCGGGCTGGCCGAGACCGGCGGCTCGATCGTCAACATCTCGTCGGTCTCCGGGGTCCGCCCGGCGCCCGGGATCGCGTTCTACGGCACCACCAAGGCCGCGCTGATCCACCTCACCGAGGAGCTGGCGGTCGAGCTGGCCCCGAAGATCCGGGTGAACGCGGTGGCCCCGGCGGTGGTCAAGACCCGCTTCGCGGCGGCGCTCTTCGAGGGGCGGGAGGAGCAGGTGACCGCGACGTACCCGTTGAAGCGGCTGGGCGCGCCGGAGGACGTGGCCGGCACGGTGGCGTTCCTCTGCTCGCCGGACGCGTCCTGGATCACCGGGCAGACCATCGTGCTGGACGGTGGCGTCACGCTGACCGGGGTGGTCGAGTGA
- a CDS encoding branched-chain amino acid ABC transporter permease, which translates to MDRFLYLTFDGLSRGAVYAAFALALVLIWRAARIVNFAQGAMAVAAVYVAYSVTNATGSYWLGFVAAIVFGLLLGVVVEKTVMRFVDHSSPLNGVVVALGLVLIVQGVLGILYGNEYRPVETPFRRDAFEVGGIALLSRYDVFVFAAVGAVVVALSLLFTRTAVGLRMRAAAFAPDVSRLLGVPVGGMLTLGWALAAAVGSLAGMLVVPTELGLHPTAMDVVFVSAFTAAVVGGLDSPIGAVTGGLIVGLLLSYVSGYLGATVAPMAVLLLLVVVLLGKPGGLFSSSKARLA; encoded by the coding sequence ATGGACAGATTTCTCTATCTCACCTTCGACGGGCTCAGCCGGGGCGCGGTCTACGCCGCGTTCGCGCTGGCCCTGGTGCTGATCTGGCGGGCCGCGCGGATCGTCAACTTCGCGCAGGGCGCGATGGCGGTGGCCGCGGTCTATGTGGCGTACTCGGTGACCAACGCGACCGGGTCGTACTGGCTCGGGTTCGTCGCCGCGATCGTCTTCGGGCTGCTGCTCGGCGTCGTGGTGGAGAAGACGGTGATGCGCTTCGTCGACCACTCGTCCCCGCTGAACGGCGTGGTGGTGGCGCTCGGCCTGGTGCTGATCGTGCAGGGGGTGCTCGGCATCCTCTACGGCAACGAGTACCGGCCGGTGGAGACGCCGTTCCGGCGGGACGCGTTCGAGGTCGGCGGGATCGCGCTGCTCAGCCGCTACGACGTGTTCGTCTTCGCCGCGGTGGGCGCGGTGGTGGTCGCGCTCAGCCTGCTCTTCACCCGGACGGCGGTGGGCCTGCGGATGCGGGCCGCGGCGTTCGCCCCGGACGTGTCCCGGCTGCTCGGCGTGCCGGTCGGCGGGATGCTGACGCTGGGCTGGGCGCTGGCCGCCGCGGTCGGCTCGCTGGCCGGGATGCTGGTCGTCCCGACCGAGCTGGGGCTGCACCCGACCGCGATGGACGTGGTCTTCGTGTCGGCGTTCACCGCCGCGGTGGTGGGCGGCCTGGACAGCCCGATCGGGGCGGTGACCGGCGGGTTGATCGTCGGGCTGCTGCTCTCCTACGTCAGCGGCTACCTGGGCGCCACGGTCGCGCCGATGGCGGTGCTGCTCCTGCTCGTGGTGGTGCTGCTGGGCAAGCCGGGCGGGCTCTTCTCCAGTTCGAAGGCGAGGCTGGCATGA
- a CDS encoding TetR/AcrR family transcriptional regulator, which produces MSDIAGTVWNRPPRATRGAPPHLSREQIVKTAIDLLDADGAAGLSMRRLGARLSSGTTSAYWYVTNKDELLELAVDEVLGEIYVPEPADADWRISVSTMARGMRDALLRHPWVIGELGIRPTLGPNAMRLGDRTVALLSAAGFSGMAISYAGSLLTAHAIGSATTESALAEASRRAGLSPAGLAARIEPIVERMDKDYPSYGAWHREFGVAGPDPDRIMEDTFAFGLERILDGLAHWLDKNP; this is translated from the coding sequence ATGTCTGACATCGCCGGGACCGTGTGGAACCGCCCGCCCCGCGCCACCCGGGGTGCTCCGCCGCACCTGAGCCGCGAGCAGATCGTCAAGACGGCGATCGACCTGCTCGACGCCGACGGCGCGGCCGGCCTGAGCATGCGCCGGCTCGGCGCCCGGCTGAGCTCCGGCACCACTTCGGCGTACTGGTACGTGACCAACAAGGACGAGCTGCTGGAGCTGGCCGTCGACGAGGTCCTCGGCGAGATCTACGTCCCCGAGCCCGCCGACGCCGACTGGCGGATCAGCGTGTCGACCATGGCCCGCGGGATGCGCGACGCCCTGCTCCGGCATCCCTGGGTGATCGGCGAGCTCGGCATCCGCCCCACCCTCGGGCCGAACGCGATGCGCCTCGGCGACCGGACCGTCGCCCTGCTCTCCGCCGCCGGCTTCTCCGGCATGGCGATCTCCTACGCCGGCTCGCTGCTGACCGCGCACGCGATCGGCTCGGCCACCACCGAGTCCGCACTGGCCGAGGCGAGCCGCCGGGCCGGCCTCAGCCCCGCCGGCCTGGCCGCCCGGATCGAGCCGATCGTCGAGCGGATGGACAAGGACTACCCGAGCTACGGCGCCTGGCACCGGGAGTTCGGCGTGGCCGGCCCGGACCCCGACCGGATCATGGAGGACACCTTCGCCTTCGGCCTGGAGCGGATCCTCGACGGCCTGGCCCACTGGCTCGACAAGAACCCCTGA
- a CDS encoding MFS transporter: MPERDPRRWLILGVLCLSMLVVVVDNMVLNIAIPALIRDLGASTAEIQWIIDAYILVFAGLLLTAGALSDRHGRRRGLVIGLIVFGVASALATLCQTSGQLIAVRGLMGVGAAFLMPGTLSILTTVFDDAERKKAIAIWGSVLLLGALGGPSLGGLLLEHFWWGSVFLMNIPVAALGIVAALAIIPESRGPAGRPDLVGAFTSTAGMTALVWAVISAPRDGWQSAPTLGGFVVAAVALTAFALWERHTDEPMLPPELFRNRNFAGASLSIVLLSFSAGGVLLALTQYVQFVLGFAPLRAGFAFVPMLITALACNGLGVQLDKRFGARVTLSLGLLVMGAGFGVLASIGPGDGYLRLAVALVVIGAGSGTATPVAVGTLLAALPKERAGAGSAVNDTVQQIGSALSVAVLGSVLTTAYRAAMPAGAPAAARDSIGEALRLGDPALARVAKDAFVDALAATSWLGVLGGVAAAVVAAVVLRPRRATEIAPESNISTSMAG, translated from the coding sequence ATGCCTGAGCGTGATCCGCGGCGGTGGCTGATCCTTGGCGTGCTGTGTCTGAGCATGCTGGTGGTCGTCGTCGACAACATGGTGCTGAACATCGCGATCCCGGCGCTGATTCGCGATCTGGGGGCGAGCACCGCCGAGATTCAGTGGATCATCGACGCGTACATCCTGGTCTTCGCCGGGCTGCTGCTCACCGCGGGCGCGCTCAGCGACCGGCACGGGCGGCGCCGCGGGCTGGTCATCGGGCTGATCGTCTTCGGCGTCGCGTCCGCGCTGGCCACCCTCTGCCAGACGTCCGGCCAGCTGATCGCGGTGCGCGGCCTGATGGGCGTCGGCGCGGCCTTCCTGATGCCCGGCACGCTCTCCATCCTCACCACGGTCTTCGACGACGCGGAGCGGAAGAAGGCGATCGCCATCTGGGGCTCGGTGCTGCTGCTCGGCGCGCTCGGCGGCCCCAGCCTGGGCGGCCTGCTGCTGGAGCACTTCTGGTGGGGCTCGGTCTTCCTGATGAACATCCCGGTCGCCGCGCTCGGCATCGTCGCGGCGCTGGCGATCATCCCGGAGTCGCGCGGCCCGGCCGGACGGCCCGACCTGGTCGGCGCGTTCACCTCGACGGCCGGGATGACCGCCCTGGTCTGGGCGGTGATCTCGGCACCCCGGGACGGCTGGCAGTCGGCGCCGACGCTGGGCGGCTTCGTGGTGGCGGCGGTCGCGCTGACCGCCTTCGCGCTCTGGGAGCGGCACACCGACGAGCCGATGCTGCCGCCGGAGCTGTTCCGCAACCGGAACTTCGCCGGGGCCAGCCTCTCCATCGTGCTGCTCTCCTTCTCGGCCGGCGGGGTGCTGCTGGCGCTCACCCAGTACGTGCAGTTCGTGCTGGGCTTCGCGCCGCTGCGGGCCGGCTTCGCCTTCGTCCCGATGCTGATCACCGCGCTGGCCTGCAACGGGCTCGGTGTGCAGCTCGACAAGCGGTTCGGCGCGCGGGTCACGCTCAGCCTGGGCCTGCTGGTGATGGGCGCCGGGTTCGGGGTGCTGGCCTCGATCGGGCCGGGCGACGGCTACCTGAGACTGGCCGTCGCCCTGGTGGTGATCGGGGCGGGCAGCGGCACGGCGACGCCGGTCGCGGTCGGCACGCTGCTCGCGGCGCTGCCCAAGGAGCGGGCCGGGGCCGGCTCGGCGGTGAACGACACGGTGCAGCAGATCGGCTCGGCGCTCTCGGTCGCGGTGCTGGGCAGCGTGCTGACCACGGCCTATCGGGCGGCGATGCCGGCCGGCGCGCCGGCGGCGGCACGTGACTCGATCGGAGAGGCGCTGCGGCTCGGCGATCCGGCCCTGGCCCGGGTGGCCAAGGACGCCTTCGTCGACGCGCTCGCCGCCACCTCCTGGCTGGGCGTGCTGGGCGGGGTCGCGGCGGCGGTGGTGGCCGCGGTCGTGCTGCGGCCGCGCCGGGCGACCGAGATTGCCCCGGAATCGAACATCAGTACTAGCATGGCGGGATGA